The genomic DNA ATCAAGTCAAGGTAATGCGAACTCTAAGTCCATGTATTCGATCGGCTGGGAAGTGAACTATCGAATAGCTGACTGGGTGCTTTTACAAAACAGCTTTTAGTTCAGTGTATAGAGATTCCCCGTCGAGCGGGCGAGATGAACTCGAGCGGCATTGAGCTGAAAGAGCGCGGTGATGAGGTTTTCTCTGGCACGGGTCAGTGATGAAAGCCCGTTGGTAAGTTCCAAGTGACTGGTGGAGGTAAGAATCGTGTAACGTTCCCGCGCAAGGTTCAGTTCCTTGGTCGCCATCTGTAAACCGGCCTGTGCGATATTCACTTGCTCTTGTGCCGCTGTGAGCGAAGCGAGGGCATCGTGCACTTCCATTTTGACTTGGTTGAGCACCGATCTCATGCGCAACGATTCTTGCTGCCACTGGCTTCTGGCTTGGGCGATGCGGCCTTCACGCTGGGCTCCGTCGAAGATGGGTATCTGGAGAATCAGTGCCATATTGTAAGTATCGAGGGTGTTGTTCCACCGATTGCCGACAAGTCCATAATCTCCCTGGGCGACGAGCGATGGCACTCGTTCCCCCGTGATAGATGAATAGGCCAACTCAGAGGCTTTCACCCGAGTATGCTGTGCCTGAATCTCCGGCCGTTGACTCAATGCCTCTTCCATCGCCCCTTGCGGCGTTGGTATACTCCGCACATCCTTCACCCATTCATCGGTCAAAATAAGCGGTATCTCCGTAGGCAGCGCAAGTAGATTGATAAGACTCAGTTTGGCATGTTCAAGGTCATACCGCGCTGATGATCCCTGTTGCCTCTCAGCCGCTAATTGCGCTTCCAGTCGGGTGATATCGAGGCCCGTGGCGATTCCTCCTCGTTGTCGCTGCCTGACAATCTCAAGTAATTCATTCATGACCTGCTGATTCGTCTCATGCATGTTGATCATGGCCATGGCCTTCAACCCTTCCATGTAGACCAAGGCCACCGTGGCCATCGCGTCGAACCGTTTGGCTTCCGATTCCTGTTCCGTCACGTGCAGAGATTCACGTGAAGCCCGCCAGCGCTGGATCAGGCTGAGACTGAACAGATTTTGTGTCGCGCTGATTCTGGTATCCAAAATACTGAATGGATCGGTACGCACTGGAGACAGGCCGATCGTTCCGAGAAATTGCGTTCGCCTGGTTTGCCTGACATCGGCCGAGATGTTGGGAAGCATCGCGCCCAATTGTGTCTGCACCTGGCCTTGGGCCTCTTGAATCCGCTCCTTGTACAGAAGCACGTCGGGGTTGTTGTTGATCGCCGCCGCCAATGCCCCTTTCAAGGTAAGATTGAGCGGCTGACGTGTCTGTGACTGAGCGAGGCGACCGGATTCTCCGGTTGAAATGCCGGCCTGCGCCAGATCCGGGTCGAGTACAGGGACGACAAGCAGACAGAGCCCAAGCAGCGCCCATGATGGGACCATCCGTTACCGCTCCCTCAGGCTTTCTTTCATGGATTTGAGCAAAGGGCTCAGGAGATATTCGATGATGCGGCGCTGACCGGTCTTGATCTCAACAGTGACCGCCATCCCAGGCGAAAGATTCACCGGCTTGCCATCGACCTGGATCGTCGATTGATCCATACTGACTCTGGTTGGGTAGACGAGTCCGATCTTTTCAAGAGGAGCCGCGTCATCGGAAACCGTCAGCACATGACCCGGAATCGTGCCATACAACGTGAACTGGAATGTTTCGACTTTGATCTCAACCGGCTGTCCTTCCCGCACAAATCCCACATCTTTATTTTCGACTTGCGCCTCGACTTCGACCGGATGGTCTTGAGGCACGACAATGAGCAACTGTTGCGCCGGGGTAACGACGCCACCGACGGTATGCACCGCTAACTGCTGCACGACGCCGTCGATCGGCGAGGTCAGCCGCTGCAAACCAGCCTT from Nitrospira sp. includes the following:
- a CDS encoding outer membrane efflux protein, encoding MVPSWALLGLCLLVVPVLDPDLAQAGISTGESGRLAQSQTRQPLNLTLKGALAAAINNNPDVLLYKERIQEAQGQVQTQLGAMLPNISADVRQTRRTQFLGTIGLSPVRTDPFSILDTRISATQNLFSLSLIQRWRASRESLHVTEQESEAKRFDAMATVALVYMEGLKAMAMINMHETNQQVMNELLEIVRQRQRGGIATGLDITRLEAQLAAERQQGSSARYDLEHAKLSLINLLALPTEIPLILTDEWVKDVRSIPTPQGAMEEALSQRPEIQAQHTRVKASELAYSSITGERVPSLVAQGDYGLVGNRWNNTLDTYNMALILQIPIFDGAQREGRIAQARSQWQQESLRMRSVLNQVKMEVHDALASLTAAQEQVNIAQAGLQMATKELNLARERYTILTSTSHLELTNGLSSLTRARENLITALFQLNAARVHLARSTGNLYTLN